The Gossypium raimondii isolate GPD5lz chromosome 2, ASM2569854v1, whole genome shotgun sequence genome segment TATAGCACGCAACTTGTATTCACCCATGTCACTCTcacgaaaaaggaaaaaaaatgactCTAGCAGGCAATAGCAATCCAGGCTTCCATCCTTCTAATTATAAAATCCTTGTTTCCTCTTTAATGACTATAGTGTCTCATGATAATTAACTATAGCATTGCCAGTTCAGCTTTTTCCCTATCAATGGCCAAGATTAGAGACAATATCTAACCGCAATATACGGGTCGCGTGTTGGAGAATAAAACGTGAGAAAGATAGAATAATATGTAGGAAAGTTGCTCTCTTATTAATGAATTCTGAATGagtaaaaaacaaagaataaatgcCTATATTTATAGGCTTACATGAAAACTAACTTAAGATAAAAATAGCTAACAAATTATTTAGTCAAACTAGAAAATCAAACTACCAAGATACTACCAAGATTTTCTAAACATCCCaccaatattattttgaattattctcAACACTCCCCTTAATTCAAAGTTGCGGACACCAAGTAAACTTCTAAAATAGCAAAACTTCTCTTTGATAATGCTTTTGTTAACATATCTCGCCATTGCTCTTGATGTTGCAATATTCCAAAGATATCTCTCTTTGCTACCAAATCTCGAATGAAATGATAACGAATATCTATGTGCTTTGTTCTACTATGAAATGTTGGATTCTTTGTCATAGAGATAGTGGATTTGTTGTCACAAAATATGGTAGTTGCACATTTCTGCTCTTGTTGGAGATCGGTTAACATTCTCcttagccaaatggcttgaCAAGTCATTGCGATTCTTGCTACATATTCACCTCTCCGAGGTTGACAATGTTTGTTGTAGCTTGCTTCTTAGAACTCCATGTGATCACCCCAGAACCTAGAGTAAAAACAAATGCTGATACACTTCTTCTATCATCTAGAGAACTTGCCCAATCACTGTCTGTGAACCCACACAATCTGAAATCTAAAGTTTTTGAGTACCATATGCCATACTCAAGTTCCAAAGAATGTATCGCAAGACTCGCTTTCTTCGCTCCATAATGAACCTTTGAAGGTTGTCTGCATAAACACGAAATAACACCAACAGAAATGCAATATCGGGTCTAGTGTGAGTCAAATAGATTAAACCTCCAACCAAGCTTCTAAACCTCCTTGCATCTACCATTTCTTCTCCATCCTCTTGCTGCAATTTTTCATTGATATTCATGGGTGTAGCTGCAGGCTTGCAATTAAGCATACTAAATTTACTGAGAAGATCCTTGGCATATTTCCTTTGTGAGATAAAAATTCCATCATCAGCTTGATGAATTTCAAGACCGAGGAAATAATGCAATAAACCCATATCGGACATCtcaaattcattcatcatttgagaCTTAAATTCATCAACAAGTAAGTTAGAGGAACTAGTATAAATGATATCATCAACGTAAAGACAAACAATGATGAAATCATTTTACCTTCCTTTTCACGCATAAGGTGGGCTCGTTCTCACTTCTCATGTACCCTTTCTTCGGAAATACCCATCGATCTTGTTGTACCATGCTCGAGGGCCCGCTTCAATCCGCATAACGCCTTTTTCACTTGTaaacttttgtttcatttccttCTCTATGAAACCTTCGGTTGTGTTACGTAAACTTCCTCTTGTAGATCTCCATTGAGGAACGCCGATTTGACATCAAACGGTAAATGTGCCATTGCAATTGTGCAACTATTGCTAGAACAAGCCTCACCGTTTGAACCGAAGCTCTCGGAGAGAAAGTTTCTTCAAATCAATACCATATTGTTGTGCATAACCTTTCGCTACAAGACGAGCTTTGTGCTTTTGGATGCTTCCATCTGCACCGAATTTTGTCTTGAACACCCACTTCAAACCAATTGCATTTTTATCTTCCCAAGTCGACCATCTCCCAAGTTCTATTCTTTTCGATGGATTGTATCTCCTCCATCATTGCCTTTTTCCATTCTTCCTTATCGCCACTTCTTCATAATATCGAGGATCCAAACGGCTAGGGCAAATTGGCAGGATGCATAAGTGTCATCAGCATATTTCGGATTTGGCTTTTTGACCCTTGTTGATCTCCTTAGTGGAATTGGCTCGTCGAAGATTCTTCAAGTGTTGTAGATATTGTTGTGCAGCTCCTCCTTTTATCTATAGAATCTTTGATGGGAAAAGAAATCTCCTGTTGTACCTGTTCTACACTCATATCCCAGCTTGCATTTTCATCAAACACTACATCTCTTCTACTTGTAAATTTTCCACTATGAGGGTTATACAATCTATATGCTTTGGATTGAGTACAATAACCAATGAAAATGCATTTTTCAGACTTTTCATCAAGCTTTTTACGAGCATGAGAATTTAATAAAGCGTATGCAACACacccaaaaattcttaaatgacTTACATTAGGTTTCCTACCACACCAAGCTTCATATGGAGTTTTGTTCATGACAGCCCTTGTTGGTGAGAGATTCAGTAGATAGACAGATGTTGCCACAGCTTCCGCCCAAAACTGATTTGAGAGTCCCTTCGCTTGTAACATGCTTCTTGCCATCTCCACAACAGTTCGGTTCTTCCGCTCAGCGACACTGTTCTGCTCAGGAGTGTAAGGAATTGTTAACTCCCTATGGATGCCACTGTCCtcacaaaacatattaaactcTTTGGACATGAACTCTCCACCTCGATCTGTGCGAAGAACTTTGATATGGCAGCCACTTTGATTCTCCACCATAACCTTGAATTTCTGgaacttttcaaaagtttcTGACTTGTTTTCCAAAAAATACACCCAGCTCATGCGACTATAATCATCAGTAAACAGCAAGAAGTAACGGCTCCCACCCAAGGACTCGGTTTGCATAGGACCACATAGATCAgcatgaattaattctaaacatTCAGTAGCTCTCCATGCTTTTCCAACAGGAAATGGCTTTCTAGTTTGCTTTCCATAAATGCACCCTCACATAAATCAAGAGAGACAATTTTCGGTAGTCCAAGAACCATACCTTTATCACTCAAGAATTTCAGCCTTTAATATTGAGATGACCATACCTCAAATGCCATAGCTTCGAGTCATCCTTTGTACTTGCAAAGAAGAACAAAGTTCTCCATGTTTGAAACATCCAACGGAAACATCTTATTTGGTGTCATGTTGACATGGACTCGCTTGCTCGatttttgttttgatgatacatgcatcatcatcaaatacGACAGCATATCCACCAGCCATTAGTTGTCCAACACTCAATAAATTGTATCCTAAATCAGGAACAAACTGAACATTGTCCaacatttttccttctccaTGGCTATTAACGATTTCCACAGTGCCTTTTCCTTCAACTTGCATCTCCCTTTTGTTTCCAAGTTGCACCTTTAGCTTTTGTGACTCGTCGAGCTCCTTGAATAAGGATTTGGTACCCGTCATGTGATTCGAACAACCGCTGTCCACAAACCACCAATCACTTGACTTATGGTTAGTATCAATACAAGCCATAAAAAGCTTGTTTTCTTCCTCACTTTCTGATgcaaaattcattttttgatCTTTATACCAACAATCAGCTTTTACATGCCCATATCTATTGCAATGGTAACATTGAATGCCATTTTTTGTGTTACCTTGCTCATTCGATTGCCTTTGTCCATCATACCTTCCTTTGCCTCTCTTACGCCATAGCCACCGCTTCGACCTCTCACGAAATCCTCCTCTTCCTCGTCCTCTATTTGTTGAACGGTTATTGTCACCTTTCACTTGAAATGCCTTCTCTTCACTCTTCTCTTCACTCCTTTCTGGCGATCTATTGATTCTCGCCTCATGAGATTGAAGAGATCCCATCACCATCAACGGAAAGAACCGATGATCTTTGGACTCTTCTATAGCAGCCCACAACATGATCAAATTTTGTCGTTAAGCTTCGCAAGACTTTTGCTACAATTGTCTCGTCTGAAATTTTCTCACCATAGGAGCGCAATTGACCGACTATTGTCCTTGTTCGTGACAAAAATCAGCAATTGATTCACCATTCTTCATCATTAAGGTCTCAAAATCACGTCGTAGTGATTGTAATTTCACTACTATGACTCTTGAATCACCTTGATATTCTTTCTCGCAAGATTGACCATGCTTCATTCGATGTGGTTGTCTTTGCAATTCGAGAGAAAATAGAGTCATGAACGCTTGTTGGATAATGAACAATGCCTTAGCATCATTTTTCCCGACTTCTTTCAACCTcctatcttcttcttcatcgtGTTCAAGTATGTCAACGAACCCGTACTCCACCAAGTCTCATAGCTCTTGCGATTTGAGCAATGTCCTCACCTTGATGCTCCACCACTCATATTTCTCACCATTGAAAATGGGTATGAGTGGTTGAGAGGAAGAAAACCAGTGATGCCATTCCAAAACACTCACTCTTTTCTCTCGTGTTTCTCAAAGACCCTAATGGACCCAAACCTCACTTTCACTCAATTGCCTAAAGGATCCAACCTAGCTCCGATGCCAAAATTGTTGGAGAATAAAACGTGAGAAAGATAGAATAATATGTAGGAAAGTTGCTCTCTTATTAATGAATTCTGAATGagtaaaaaacaaagaataaatgcCTATATTTATAGGCTTACATGAAAACTAACTTAAGATAAAAATAGCTAACAAATTATTTAGTCAAACTAGAAAATCTGAAACTACCAAGATACTACCAAGATTTTCTAAACATCCCaccaatattattttgaattattctcAACATCGCGTACCTGTACTGCACCAAATATGTCGCATTCTATAATCATAACCTTCTAAAGGCACGTCCTGCAAAATCGAAAATCGAAACTTGAGGACTCTCCCTAGCGAAAACTGCAGCTAAGCACGAGACAAAACAACTAGGGAAGTCACCAGGAGCAAGACAGGCCATCATGTCAACGTTACGAACACTTCGACACCGTGCAGGATTCCTTTGTGATACGATTTTTTAACTGCATCTCATGACGATTCTCTCCTAAATGCAGCCAACAGAACAAAAATTACAAGGAATAGAAcattaacaaatataaatatacagaAATAATAATTGTTCTATAAAATGTATCACATGGTAAAGAAGAAGCATTAAGTTGGAACAGTAACATTTCGCATTTTTTCTGTTATTACGCATATTGCAGATTAAATAAAGTATTTCTAACCATGTGTATTGTTGACacttttttttgataaaacaggatcgactttaattttgaaaaagaaaatgaatacgggagtcgccaccaatcttttttaatgaggtgtgatcgggtcacctctaaaagtggttgtttttaacaaatgatttggttttattaaaacaacgattttggttcacgaaattcagaaaaacgggttcgggagtcggttacgtacgaggaaggattagcaccctcgtaacgcccaaaaattggtacctagttgattagttaatgtgttaatgtcgaaaattaaaaactctgaagaattttaaaaaatacaatcctaaaaaaaaactcgaatgacTTGGATTAAGATATAAGAGGATATTTGACTATGTGGTccaacgagaaatcgaaacccagcacattagggcacgttttctcgaatttccaaacgcaaaacattgccttattttgaaatttttaaaaggatattcggctatttggttgaacgagaaaaatcgaaacccagcacattagggcatgttttctcgaatttccaaaagcaaaatattgccttattttaaaatttttaaaaggatatttggctatttggtcgcacgagaaaaatcgaaacccagcacattagggcacgttttctcgaatttccaaatgcaaaacattaccttactttgaaatttttttaaggataTTAATATGCATACCAAAATGTTAATGAATATAATAATGTGAGTATAGATAATAgcaacaaagtaaaataaaaggacaaattaATATCATGCAAAATAACAAGTATATAAGCAAGtgaaattaaaacacatttttaaaataatgatgaaaacgtaaataaataaagaaaatgaataaaattataaagaatgtAAGAAGATATATATGTTACACAtcaaagtttaaatatttatataaaagtaaataatgataatttatatatatattaaaaaaggtcaaaagtatgtatatatatatgtatttacaaaattaaaaaacgtatatagatatatatatatataggtgtgtATATACattgtaaaatatattgaaaatatatgtatatatgaattataaatataggaaatatatataagaaaaatatagattttaaaatagatataatatgtatatatgtatatgtgtataaaaatatgtatggatatacgtatatatattttgaaattatgaaatagaagtgtgtataaatatgtatatacatatggaTATAGGTGTTTGTATGTacgaaaaatgaaatataaaatatatttataactttaaaatgtacgtatatatatatatatatatatattagcaaaatatatgtgtatatatatattgtagaaacgtatatatatttaatgtatataacaaaattaagattaaaaggtAGTAATGaataaacaataacaataataattaataataataataatagtattagattattaatttcaatgagaaaacaaccaaaatgacaaagaaaaggactaaatcgaataaaagATTGAAATTCGGGGTTGAATCGCAAATAAAACCAAAGGGGAGGGATTACGTTGAACGCGCGAATAACATGGGGGACTGAAGAGGTAATTTTACCTTCTccccaaaacggcgtcatttcaCAAGGGGCTAGATTGAAATCGGAAGTAAACAAaaggggtaaatttaaaaatataaaaaaaactgattGCGAAAACATTAAAAgacggaggggctaaaagcgcaatttaccccttcgcatagaaaacacgcggatccccctAGAGCGGGTCGGGTCACACGTGGGTTGGccttaaacggtgccgttttggcaTTTAAAAGGCTATAgtgaaacggtgtcgtttcactctattataaaacccaaaaaatcttcccaaaattttcatttttttcattcaaaagaaaaaaaataaaaaaaaactctctcaaCACTCTCCCTCACTCCAGAAACCGGCCAAGGGTCCAGTCAACTTCCCACATCACCATCGTGTCAACTGCTGATCATGGCGGCGCGCGTCGCCAGATCTGATGGCGGAAAAGGCAAAAATCTCTGGTTTAATCCTTTCAAACCCCCTAAACCCAAATCTGAGTTCAACAACCTCGACACATTAACTAAAATGCCCCAAAAGCTCAAGAAACCCTTCGGTTTCCGACCGCCTATCATCGGATGCGATTTCCTCGGCCTTCTACGGCGTTGAAGATCTGAATATAggtaaattatttcttttttattttatcagtATGTAACAACacgtaaataaatgaaaaaaggaTTAGAAATAaagcagaaattaaaagatCAACCTTTGGACTGAAATTCCTTTTTGTATTCCGTCTTTTTTTTCTACATGATTAATGtggccttttatagccgatttacaTGTTGTTTGTGTCTATTTCTATTATTGTTTCTGCCTCTGTTCTTGTTGCTTTTGTTTCTGTCTTCCTTGCAGGCGAGGTCAACGGACGTTGAAGAGATAACCCTTGCCATTTTGGTGCAAGGTAGCCAAGGGAGAGGGTCAGACCTCGGGACGAGGTACCTCGGGTGGTACGAGAGGGGGTAACGGCGCACATGGCTTGGGGGTGCTAGGGTTTTCTGAAATGTTTTAGTTTTGGGGCCATTAGGGTTTTGGGAATTTGGGCCATATTGGGTTATTGAgcagtattttattttatcttgttTTGGATGTATTTTGGGTCTTAGGCCCGGGCAAAAATGAGtcattacagctgcccctctttgctcgttgtcgtgtaacgagaacaaaGCAAAGACTGAGAAAGACCAAATTTGCCCAGTCTTGCCAAGTTATTCTACTCCACTAAGACCTCAGGAAGATAAGGTTTGGTATGATAAGATTTAATCCGACCCTCTGCAACTTCAAAGGTATAGGGTTCctcgttttaatccgctccactgcaactttagggagataggattagtagcatcagtctgctccattgcaacttcagggagataagactggatgcaatctgctctattgcaacttcagagagataagatctgtggcttttaatccgctccactgcaatttcagggagataggattggtttcttctgtctgctccactgtaacttcagggagataagactggatgcgatctgctctattgcaacttcaaagagataagatctgtgatttttttttctttttttaattcgCTCAATTGGagctttagggagataggattggtttcttctgtctgctccactgcaacttcagggatatGGGTAACTTCATTGAtatgttctctggggaacatgacctgtaaaatctatttcatggacctatttatgtctagtgtttaggatgtcatgattagaatgaatcaaatgctcctaactagatgtgtatgtatTATATGTGCATGAATACAGAATGTCATGtgaatgatccctttttaatgctAGGGTTGTCATTATTCGTCATTTATCAAGGTTTTAATCACTGATGCATTCTTATTCAACTAGCATCTTTAACAGAAAAAGCTAAAGAAATAGTCGCAACTTAGACTAATCTTTCTCAAATGCTTCCAACCCCTAggtttggttagttctaaacaatagtcctatttcaggtcctcgtactatttagaagcttttcgagtaatatacaaaactcctttaatgaaaatattattagtccattaatccttatttcaatgaaaaatacttgaaaaagattattaCAATGGATAAGATGAAATTTCGTCGAGAACAAATTTtggaatgaataaattaattaagatagcaaattttgctagaatacaaaatgaaggtaaattaaacaatatGGTGTATTTCgtcaaaatacaaaaataggaataggtgccccagatatcgtagtaTGAGCTTTTCTGTacaactttctgaagaccactctgagtttgacatgtatttaggagatctacagtactctatCGACGCctcaagatgtcgcctaccattttcttgttgatttaggtataacaagattaccacctaccccaatctgatcaaaatttgagctgcttTGATCACCTCATGCTCcattttgatccaaaatttgaactgcccattcctgggttttcgattcaaaacccctttggtctcaaggcgccctttgtaggttttcaccttggcctctccttttttttttaggtgaagtaCTTCTTAACTGAATCTGAATTCACAAGATTAGGTAAGTTTTTGCCATCCATCTCGGTCAAAATCAGCGCTCCTCTAGAAAAGGCTTTTATTTACCACATAAGGTCATTCCCAATTCGgtatccattttcctctaaagtctttttgtatgggaagggtTTTCTTCAGTACCAAGTCTCCTTCATGGAATTTcctgggacgaaccttttttgttgtaagctcgcatcattctcctttggtacatttgaccatgacgtaTAGCTCATAGCCTATTTTCTTCAATCAAATTCAGTTGATCATATCGGGATTGAATCCATTCCGCTTCATCTAGTTTCAGTTCTGATAAAACTCAGAGGGAAGGAATCTctacttcaatgggtaaaactgcctccattccatacACCAAtgagaaaggtgttgccccggtagaggttCTGATAGACGTTCGATAGGCAATAAAGGCAAATGGTAACTTCTTGTGCCAATCCTTataagtctcagtcatctttCCTACGATCTTCTTGATGTTTTTATTGGTCGCTTCTACCgcgccattcatttttgggtgatATGACGATGAGTTGTGgtgtttgatattgaattgattacagACCTCCGCTATCGTACTGTTGTTCAAGTTTAATGCATTGTCGGGGATAATTCTTTTTGGCATCCCGTACtgacatatgatctcctttttaGGAATCTGCTAACTGCTGAATTTGTAACATTGGCGTAAGAAGTTgcctctacccacttagtaaagtagtcaataactacgaatatgaaacgatgcccatttgAAGCTTTCGGCGAGatcggcccaatgacatccatgccccacatagagaaaggtcATGGAGAAGTTATGACATGGAGAGGTGAAGGGGGCACGTGAatcttgtctccataaatttggaacttatggcatttcttggcatatTTGATGCATTAGCATGCGAATAATAtccgaatctcatgatttgtttggccattgtgaaaccattaGCATGCGTTCCACAAACTCCCTCATGGACCTCTTCTAAGATTTGTCTGGCCTCTACAGCGTCTACGCATCTTAGCAGCACCTGATCTTTTGCTCTTCTATATAAgatctctccatctaagacataaTCATTTGCCAGCCTTCTCAATGTCTTCTTTTCATTCTCAGTTACCTGACCGGGAAACTCACGATTCTTTACATATCGCAGTATGTCATGATACCAGGGGTGatcatccttttcttcttcattgtcAATGTTGTAACAAAGGGTTGGAGCCTTATAAATGCTCATTTGGATAGGCTTCACATCCTCTTGTTTATTTACCTTGATCATAGAGGCTAATGTAGCCAATGCGTCGGCCATCTGATTTTCATCCCGTAGGACATAACAGAAggtaatgtcatcaaactcctTAATTAATTCCAGGACCAGCTTTCgataattaatcaacttggagtctcttgtctcccattcGCCTTTGAGCTGATAAATTACCAATGCAGAATACCCATACACCTCTAACACTTTGATTTTCCGTTCAATGGCTGCATAAATTCCCATGATGTAtgcttcatactcagccatgttatttgtgcaatcaaaatctaattttctAGTGAATGGGTAATGATCACCGTCGGGagataccaagactgccccaatcccattgcccACAGCATTCAAGGCTCTGTCAAAATTCAGCTTCCAAGAACCATCTTTTTGAAAGTCTTTTTCTGCGGTtgcaacatacatcaaatcctcATTCGGGAAATTGAAGTTTAGTGGCTCATAATCTTCCAGCGCTCTACTGGCCAGAAAGTCTACTATTTCACTCCCTTTTATTGCTTTCTGGTTCACATAGACTATATCAAATTCAGACAGTAGAATTTGCCACCGGGTCATTCTTCCATTCAGAGCAGTCAACTCCATCATGTATTTCAGAGGGTCTAGTTTAGAGATTAACCAAGttgtatggtacaacatgtattgtctcaGTCTCCAAGTTGTCCAGATCAGGGCGCAACATAACTTATCGATTGGTGAATATCTCATCTCACATTCAGTGaacttcttactgagatagtagaTTGCTCTTTCCTTTCGTCCtaactcatcatgttggccaagcacgcatcccataaaatttttaaatactgCCAAATACAGTATTAGTGGCTTGTCTAGGCAAGGCGGCATTAGCACTAGGGCGTTGGATAAGTAATGTTTgactttttcaaaagttttttgaCACTCTTCATCCTATACACCTGGATTgtgtttcttaaggagacgaaatatggggtcacatttctcagttaaCTGTGAAATAAACCGAGCGATATAATTTAGTCTCCCTagaaaacctcgaacttctttttgAGTACGCAGTGGAGGTAGTACTTGTATAGCCTTTACTTTGTCTGGATCAATCTCAATTCCTCTCTCACTGACCACGAACCCCAACAATTTTCCTGATCTAGCCTCGAAGGTGCATTTCGCTTGATTTAGCTTTAGCTGGAATTTTCTTAACCTTATGAACAATTTTCTAAGGACTCGCACATGTTCCCCTTCTATTCTAGACTTTGCGATCatgtcatcgacataaactTCCATATCTTTATGCATtatgtcatggaacaaggttACCATGACCCTCTGATATGTTGCCTCTGCATTTTTTAGTCCAAATGACATCACTttgtagcaaaatgttccccacatcGTTACGAAGGTGGTGTTCTCCATGTCTTCAAGATGCATCCTAATTTGGTTGTACTcggagaaaccatccatgaaagagaACAGTGAGTAACCGGCCGTGTTGTCCACTAAGGTATCAATATGGGGCAACGGGAAATTATCTTTGGGACTGACTTTGTTCAGATTTCTGTAGTCCACACACATTCGcactttcccatctttcttaggaaCAGAGActatgttggctacccattctgaatacTTGACCACCCGTAAGAAACTAGCATCAAACTGCTTattaacttcttcttttattttcaacaagaCATCAGATCTCATCTTTCGGAGTTTTTGCTGAACTGGTTTACATTCTTTCTTTATGGGGAGTCGGTGTACCACTATATCAGTGTTTAACCCGAGCATGTCTTGATAGGACCATGCAAAGACATCATTGAATTCCTGGAGCAACTCAATGAGATCTCGCTTCGTCTCTGCGCCAATGCAAGCTTCAATTTTCACTTCTTTTCCCTCCCCTAGGCTCACAACTTCTACCTACTCTCTataaggtaggatctgtttttcttcttgttctaccattcttaACAAATTAGGAGTTGAGTTACAGCCTCGATCATCTTCAAAATCCTGAGAATCCTTTATACccatatcttgctcaaaaggggACTCTGAGTTAACAG includes the following:
- the LOC105789696 gene encoding uncharacterized protein LOC105789696, encoding MPPCLDKPLILYLAVFKNFMGCVLGQHDELGRKERAIYYLSKKFTECEMRYSPIDKLCCALIWTTWRLRQYMLYHTTWLISKLDPLKYMMELTALNGRMTRWQILLSEFDIVYVNQKAIKGSEIVDFLASRALEDYEPLNFNFPNEDLMYVATAEKDFQKDGSWKLNFDRALNAVGNGIGAVLVSPDGDHYPFTRKLDFDCTNNMAEYEAYIMGIYAAIERKIKVLEVYGYSALVIYQLKGEWETRDSKLINYRKLVLELIKEFDDITFCYVLRDENQMADALATLASMIKVNKQEDVKPIQMSIYKAPTLCYNIDNEEEKDDHPWYHDILRYVKNREFPGQVTENEKKTLRRLANDYVLDGEILYRRAKDQVLLRCVDAVEARQILEEVHEGVCGTHANGFTMAKQIMRFGYYSHANASNMPRNAISSKFMETRFTCPLHLSMS